The Camelina sativa cultivar DH55 chromosome 18, Cs, whole genome shotgun sequence DNA window AGTCATGGCTAGTTGTTAAGAGCCACTGGTCATCAACATGGCGTAGTGTGAGTATAGGACTACGAGAAGTGGTGATGCCGGGATTAAGTTGGATCATAGGAGATGGGAGGGAGATACGCTTTTGGCTGGATAAATGGTTAGCTAATAAGCCTCTTATAGACATGCTGGTTGGTGAGCCCCCAGTGGGTTATGAGAATGTAAGAGCCTGTGAAGCTTGGCGTAATGGTATGGGGTGGAGTGACTCGCTGATATTGAGATACTTAACAGATTGTGCTAAGTTGCAACTACGAGCAGTGGTCATTGATAACGTGACTGGAGCATCAGATCGGTTATCATGGGGAGGTAGTCTTGATGGCAGATTCTCGGTTCAATCTGCTTATGCTGTCATGACCAGGAATGATAAACCTCGCCAGGATATGACGCTGTTTTTCACGCGGTTATGGAAGGTCAAAGCTCTAGAACGTGTGCGTACGTTTTTATGGTTGGTTGGGAATCAGGCTTTGATGACGAACACAGAAAGATATCGACGACATCTCTGTGATACGGCAGTATGTCAGGTATGTAAAGGTGGTTTTGAGAGTATAATACATGTCCTTAGGGATTGTCCAGCAATAGCAGGGGTTTAGAGGCGCCTTCTCTCTCCGTGCCAACTGCCTTCTTATTTTGGTTCCTTAATTATGGAGTGGATGTTTACTCAGTTGGGAGATAATGTGGAACAGGAGGGTTACTCCTGGGCTATGCAGTTTGTGGTGGTGATATGGTGGGCTTGGAAGTGGCGGTGTGGGAACATTTTCGAGAGTACAGCACGGTGTCGGGATAGAGTCTGTTTCCTTAAGGATTGGGCCAAGGAGGTGTATGATTCTTTCTTGGCTGAGGTAGGTGGAAGAGTGTGACCGAATAGAGGGATGAGGATGATCGCATGGTCTCCTCCGAGCGTAGGATGGATTAAGCTGTACGGATGGCGCATCGCATGGGAATCCGGgtttggctacagctggtggtGTGTTGCGAGATAGTGATGGCGCCTGGATTGGAGGTTTTGCTTTTAATATTGGTATATGCACTGCTCCATTGGCGGAACTCTAGGGAGTTTATTATGGGTTGTATACTGCTTGGGAGAAGGGTATAACGTGTGTGGAGTTGGAAGTAGATTCAGAACTGGTGGTGGGTTTCTTAACGACAGGGATTGAGGACTCTCATCTATTGTCTTTTCTAGTACGTTTGTGCTATGGCTTTATCTCAAGGGGCTGGATAGTCTGTATTGGTCATGTGTATAGGGAGGCTAACCGTCTTGCAGATGACTTAGCTAACTATGCGTTTTCGCTTCCGTTAGgttttcattcatttgtttTATGTCCGGAACCAGTCCGTTCTATTGTTTTGCAGGACTCGGTTGGGTTTTCCCTTGCACGGTCTGTTTGtctgtaattttcttttcttatgaaTAAATTGGGAGACATTGTCTCCCCTTGAttaccaataaaaaaagaattaaaatctaCTACTTTCTAAAAGTTTTGTGGTAGATGATATCTATATGAAGTAATCACGTTTATTTAGTAGGACTGAAGAGAGATGGATAATAGAGATCTTGGTAATTCGAAACTGTGTAGTTGTATGGACAACTGCTTTATCATGGAAagtatatgtataaatttaGCCAAGTAACTGTTTCATGACTACTTTTAGCTTAGCAATATATATAGCATGCTACCAGAAAACGCGTATGACTTAACAATACAATTAGCGCGTCCAAGTTGAACTGCTCGGCGGATATCACGAGCTCGGGCCACACGCTCATCTCCCTCTGTCTCTTTATATATTgtcaacttaaaaaataaatagtatatgtTAGTTTTCTTAGACTGTCAATTCAAGAAACACTCttttacaattttaacaaaagttttcgttttaagaaaaaaaaatatatttttatatcttatgTTGCAGTTACCCATAGTTAAAAGTCAAACTAGATGTTTTAGGCTTTTTAGCTCAAGGCTTGTTTCTTTTCTCGCTAATTTGTCAAAATCTTGAGGGAAAATGACAAAAGAAGGAACCCATTTGGTCAAATTCGaagctttggtttcttcttggtCTCagtaaaattagggtttcgtttttgttttgttttcaccTTTCTAAGATATTCTTTGGAGAATTGGGATTAAAAGGTCAAAGGTATAAAATGAGGTTTTGGGACCctttaaactaaaaattgtcaggagagagagacaaaaaaaaaacagagttttgaaTAAAAAGGGGACAagtcatatgatatatatattaacaaaaggAGCTAGACacttttctctttcattttgcTGATCTCACTCTCACGATATACTAATTGAGACTCTTGTTTAGTCGTCAGAAGATTTTCAGTGTATTGATTGAAAGGTATGAAACTTGATGAACAAGCAAAGTTAAACACTGAGAAGAGTAGAAACAGTGACAATACATATACTCAAATATGTTTGGCTGTTGCATTATAGTAGAAGTTCACTATTGGCTTTatctgttttgttctttatcACTCTATAACTTAAGATTattgttctgttcttttttgGTTGCAGAAACGGATAATGAACGGTGATCTTGATGTTGATATGTCTAGAGGAGATCATTTTAATCCAAGTTTTTATCTTGGAAGGCTTAAAGATGATGAGTTTGAGAGTAGATcgttgagtgatgatgatagCTTTGATGCAATGTCTGGTGATGAGAATAAACAAGAACAGCGTCctaagagaaagaagaagaagaggacaagGTACCATAGGCACACTTCTTACCAGATTCAAGAACTCGAATCGTAAGTAATTTCTCTTTTCAAAAgcatctaactttttttttgcattttcatcaaaagtttttgaaatatttgttgTTTCGAGTGTAGCTTCTTCAAAGTGTGTCCTCATCCTAATGAAAAGCAAAGGTTGGAACTTGGGAAAAAACTTACTTTGGAGGGTAAGCAAATCAAGTTTTGGTTTCAGAACAGAAGAACTCAAATGAAGGTACTTTACTTTTAGtactaaaaatgaaaagttgtAATTTTGATGGTAAAGTTATGTTTTTTATGTgtatgttgttgtttatatattgaCCAGACACAACTAGAGAGACATGAGAATGTGATTCTAAGACAAGAGAATGAAAAACTGCGTCTTGAAAACAGTTTCCTTAAAGAGTCAATGAGAGGTTCTCTATGTATTGATTGTGGTGGAGCAGTTATACCTGGTGAGGTTTCATTTGAGCAGCACCAACTTAGGATTGAGAATACTAAGCTTAAGGACGAGCTGGATAGGATTTGTGCTTTAGCAAACAGATTCATTGGTGGGTCTATTTCACTTGAGCAGCCTTTAAATGGTGGGATTGGTTCAGAGCATTTGCCTATAGGGAATGGCTTCAGTGGTGGAACTTCTCTGATGTTTATGGATCTTGCCATGGAGGCTATGAATGAGTTGTTGAAGTTAGCTGAATTGGAAAATCCTTTATGGAGATCAAAGAGTGAAAAAGAATCAATAGTCAGACCTGCGTGTACAAGAGAAACTGGTTTAGTTCTCATCAATAGTGTGGCTCTTGTCGATGCTCTTATGGACACGGTATGAGAAACTTGTATACTCTCTAATAAccagtatttttatttatgcacACACTCACTGATAAACATCTCATCTTTGCTTTTGGGGTTGTGACAGAACAAATGGGCGGAGATGTTTGAGTGTTTTGTCGCGGTTGCATCAACCGTAGAAGTGATATCCAACGGTAGTGATGGATCAAGAAACGGCTCACTTCAATTGGTATGTTTCTCAAGAaccataaatattatatattttggctACATTGCTAATTCAAtgatccttttttgttttggacagATGCAAGCAGAGTTTCAAGTGATGTCTCCATTAGTTCCAATCAGACAGAAGAAGTTTCTTAGATACTGCAAGCAACATGGAGATGGTTTATGGGCGGTCGTTGATGTTTCTTATGATATAAACAGAGAAAATGAGAACTTGAAGTCTTATGGTGGCTCTAAGAGGTTTCCTTCAGGCTGCATCATACAAAACATAGACAATGGTTGCTCCAAGGTAGTTTTCAATTCTCAATTTGATGTCATGGATCTGCGTGagattttcatgaatttttcaTCGTTAAGAAGTTTGGTTAGTCTTCTAAACTAATAACTAAATGAGTCGACAAATTAGCCTGAGAACCTGAAGCCTTTCTGTATATCTTATCATTAAACTTTAAAAGATTCCTTTAAGAAATATTTAACTCATCAAAGGCTTCATTTTTCAAGGCAAATCTTGCTTCTTGTCTGGGCTAAATCTAggctatatatatcatttaaaacaaaaatatcttgtTTAGTTTACTTTTATCGATGAAATCTTTTGGTATGTTGTTCATCTACTATGTAACATTTTTTAGTAAAATGGGTTATTGCTACCGGTCACAAACTCAATGTCCCACATTTGGTTTAACACATATAGACTTTTTAACAGGTGACATGGATAGAACATTCAGAGTATGGAGAGAGTCACATCCACTCGCTTTACCAACCGTTGCTTGGTTCTTCGGTTGGGTTGGGCGCAACCAAATGGCTCGCGACTCTACAGAGACAATGCGAAAGCTTCACGAACCTTTTGTCTTCTCAAGATCATACaggttttctctctttttatttctttttctttctgcatTTGTTTAGATTTGAAAGAGAGAAGTCATTCAAGAGTGTTTTCTGATAGGTTTGTCACTTACTGGAACTAAGAGTATACTAAAGCTCGCACAGCGTATGAAGGTCAACTTTTACTCGGGCATAACTGCTTCGTCCGTTCACAAATGGGAGAAGCTTAATGCTGAGAACGTGGGACAGGACACGAGAATACTGACTAGGAAGAGTCTTGAGCCGTCAGGTATTGTCCTGAGCGCCGCAACGTCTCTGTGGTTACCGGTGACTCAGCAGAGACTCTTTGAGTTTCTGTGTGATGGTAAATGCAGAAACCAGTGGGATATTTTGTCTAATGGTGCTTCAATGGAAACCACGCTTCTCGTCCCAAAAGGGCAACACGAAGGAAGCTGCGTCTCTCTTCTGCGTGCTGCTGTGAGTTTATAATCTCTTCTGAATCTCTGTTCTTGGTTACAATCGATCCATTAATTCCTAATATATCTCTGTTCTTGGTTACTCATCATTAGACCAATATGCAGGGGAAGGATCAAAACGAGAGTAGTATGCTCATCTTGCAAGAGACATGGAATGACGCTTCTGGTGCAATGGTGGTTTACGCGCCTGTTGATATTCCATCTATGAACGTTGTAATGAGCGGTGGAGATTCAGTTTATGTAGCACTTCTTCCATCGGGGTTCTCGATATTCCCTGACGGATCATCATCATTGTCTGATCAGATCGATACCAATGGCGGTTTGGTGAATCAAGAAAGCAAAGGATGTCTCCTGACTGTAGGATTTCAGATCTTAGTGAATAGCCTACCGACTGCAAAACTCAACGTGGAGTCTGTTGAAACTGTTAACAACCTCATCGCATGCACCATTCACAAGATCAGAGCCGCTCTTCGTATACCTGCTTAGCTAACTTTCTAATCTTGTTTCTCTGTCTGAAACATTTTGTCAAAGTGTAGGAGAGACAACAGGATAATTTACATTTTGTGAGAGTGTAGCAAGTAGAGTAGAACAAAGAAACGAATGGAccaaagttttatattatgcaaaactgatttgttgttgttgtttctgccATTTTTCCctaatacataaaaaaaacgtTGAGAAAAAAGCTACAGACTTCTCAAGAAACATACAAGACACCTCGACGATAAAAGACAAGACTTGCCGAAGTAAAACACGACCAAACAAACAGTACCCACCAAGACATCAGCAAACCGACTTGTTTAACGAAATCACCGCAAGGCAAAGAACCACATACCAGTTGAGACACAGCAAAAGAGCTCAGGTCAATCTGAGACAAGCCGAGGAAAAGAATCACAAGAACCGATGGCGCCAAAAACTGCAGAGCAACAAGGCATAAGTAATGGTTATGAAGAAACATCTTCGCCCGGCTAAAATCCAAATCAGGAGTTTTGCTTCCATGTAATCTCTGATACCAAGAGAGAACCGCTTCGTTCAAAAACATCTGAAGGTTAGGACGAACAGCCATAGCTTGAAGCAAACCCGACAGTAACAAACACAACACCCGAAACTCAACAAAATCATCACTCGACAAGCCTACATTACCAACCAACCCAGTCTGACTACTTCCAGTTCTCTTCACTAAAATCTCAGCCAAGGGATGAATCCAAAGCAAAGAAGTGAACACAGATACGATATAATTCGCGTACAGAACCATCCTCCCGAACCATCCACAAGAAACAATCGACAAATTACTCCTAATCTGATCAGTTCCAACCCAAAACGACCTTGCACTTCTC harbors:
- the LOC104761224 gene encoding homeobox-leucine zipper protein HDG7 isoform X1, whose protein sequence is MNGDLDVDMSRGDHFNPSFYLGRLKDDEFESRSLSDDDSFDAMSGDENKQEQRPKRKKKKRTRYHRHTSYQIQELESFFKVCPHPNEKQRLELGKKLTLEGKQIKFWFQNRRTQMKTQLERHENVILRQENEKLRLENSFLKESMRGSLCIDCGGAVIPGEVSFEQHQLRIENTKLKDELDRICALANRFIGGSISLEQPLNGGIGSEHLPIGNGFSGGTSLMFMDLAMEAMNELLKLAELENPLWRSKSEKESIVRPACTRETGLVLINSVALVDALMDTNKWAEMFECFVAVASTVEVISNGSDGSRNGSLQLMQAEFQVMSPLVPIRQKKFLRYCKQHGDGLWAVVDVSYDINRENENLKSYGGSKRFPSGCIIQNIDNGCSKVTWIEHSEYGESHIHSLYQPLLGSSVGLGATKWLATLQRQCESFTNLLSSQDHTECFLIGLSLTGTKSILKLAQRMKVNFYSGITASSVHKWEKLNAENVGQDTRILTRKSLEPSGIVLSAATSLWLPVTQQRLFEFLCDGKCRNQWDILSNGASMETTLLVPKGQHEGSCVSLLRAAGKDQNESSMLILQETWNDASGAMVVYAPVDIPSMNVVMSGGDSVYVALLPSGFSIFPDGSSSLSDQIDTNGGLVNQESKGCLLTVGFQILVNSLPTAKLNVESVETVNNLIACTIHKIRAALRIPA
- the LOC104761224 gene encoding homeobox-leucine zipper protein HDG7 isoform X2, with the protein product MNGDLDVDMSRGDHFNPSFYLGRLKDDEFESRSLSDDDSFDAMSGDENKQEQRPKRKKKKRTRYHRHTSYQIQELESFFKVCPHPNEKQRLELGKKLTLEGKQIKFWFQNRRTQMKTQLERHENVILRQENEKLRLENSFLKESMRGSLCIDCGGAVIPGEVSFEQHQLRIENTKLKDELDRICALANRFIGGSISLEQPLNGGIGSEHLPIGNGFSGGTSLMFMDLAMEAMNELLKLAELENPLWRSKSEKESIVRPACTRETGLVLINSVALVDALMDTNKWAEMFECFVAVASTVEVISNGSDGSRNGSLQLMQAEFQVMSPLVPIRQKKFLRYCKQHGDGLWAVVDVSYDINRENENLKSYGGSKRFPSGCIIQNIDNGCSKVTWIEHSEYGESHIHSLYQPLLGSSVGLGATKWLATLQRQCESFTNLLSSQDHTGLSLTGTKSILKLAQRMKVNFYSGITASSVHKWEKLNAENVGQDTRILTRKSLEPSGIVLSAATSLWLPVTQQRLFEFLCDGKCRNQWDILSNGASMETTLLVPKGQHEGSCVSLLRAAGKDQNESSMLILQETWNDASGAMVVYAPVDIPSMNVVMSGGDSVYVALLPSGFSIFPDGSSSLSDQIDTNGGLVNQESKGCLLTVGFQILVNSLPTAKLNVESVETVNNLIACTIHKIRAALRIPA